A window of Methylocaldum szegediense genomic DNA:
GACGTACGGCGTAGAAGTCGGTGCCCGGTCCGGCATCTTGTTCCGGACCGGCGGATCCGATCCAGTAGATTTCGCGTCCCCGCGGGTCGGTCGTTCGGATCACCGGCTCCGCCTTGTGCCGCTGACCCAGGCGGGTGGATTGGAAACCGCGGATCTCCCGCAGTGGAACATCGGGGACGTTGACGTTCAATATCGTATCGGCCGGCAAAGGGTGTTCCTGGATTTGTTTGAGCAAGGTGAGGGCGACCTGGCCAGCAGTTTCGAAATGCTGCGGTGTGCTCGACGCCAACGAGATCGCGACCGCCGGAAGCCCTAAAAAACGCCCTTCGGTGGCGGCCGCCACGGTACCGGAGTAGATCACATCATCCCCCAGGTTGGAGCCGTGATTGATGCCGGCGAACACCATGTCCGGTTCCTCGTGCAACAGTCCGGTAATAGCCAAATGCACGCAATCGGTGGGCGTGCCGTCGATTTTGATGAAGCCGCTTTCGGTTTGGCTGACGCGCAAAGGTCTGTCCAAGGTTAGCGAATTGCTCGCTCCGCTGCGGTTTCGTTCGGGGGCAACAACTGTCAGTCGCGCCCGTTGCCCCAGCGCATTTGCCAAGGCGATCAGTCCTTGGGCGGAATAACCGTCGTCGTTACTCAACAATATATGCATCAGGCATGCTCCCCCTTTCATTGACCATTTTACACAAGAATCGGGCCAGTCGGCGCATCGGCTGCGACGGACGTTGGCTGACGATTGGCGGGTACATCGGCTCCAAATGCCGATGAGTCATTAGGAATGCAGGAGGCGTGGCATCGTTGACTCTGCCTTGACGCTGGTTGAGGAATCCTCGACGATTGCAAGATTGTCATGGAAGTCGTCACCCCGGCAGGGATTGCCGGGGTCCAGAGGCCATGGATGGCAGAGGCGGATCACATCCCTGTGCCCTGGATTCCGGCAATCCCTGCCGGAATGACGGCAAGAAAAATGTATAGATATGGTCCATTCGAACTTACCTCACCAAGGATTTCATCCGATGAACTCGCAAGGTCTGAACATGCTGTGCGAGAAGTTTCGCGCCAGCGTCCTCTATCAAAAATACGTTCGCCTGCCGCCGTTGGCTCAAAAATTGAGTCTGGTCAGCTCGATCACGTTTCTAACGACCTTATTTCTGGTCGCAATTTATTTCTTTGTCGACCCGATCATCGCCATGGGGGCCTTCGCCAGCATTCTGGCTGGATTGGCCACGGGATTCGGTGCCTTGCCCGCTCTACTGTTCAAGGATGTTTCGAGCAGGACCCTTTATCTGATGCTGGGCGGAGCCGCCGGCGTGATGCTGGCAGCCACGGCGTTCTCGCTTATCGTTCCGGGCATCCAGGCCGGCAATCAGCTGTGGCCGGGTCTCGGCGTGTACGTGGTTGCGGCCGGGGTCTTGATCGGTGCGATTTTTCTGGTGTTGGCGGACAGTTGGCTGCCGTATGAGCGGTTTCTGGGCGAGAGCGGAGAAACCTTCGACTCGTTGCGAAAGATTTGGCTCTTCATCGCCGCGATCGTCATGCACAACCTTCCGGAGGGCATGGCGGTCGGCGTCAGTTTCGGTTCCGGCGACTGGCACAACGGCGCAGCCTTGGCGATCGCCATCGGTTTGCAGAATATCCCGGAAGGCCTGGCGGTGGCGATGCCGCTGGTGGCTTTGGGCTATCGACGACAGCAGGCGGTGCTGATTGCCACGTTGACGGGTTTGATCGAGCCGGTCGGCGGCTTTTTCGGCGTTGCCGCGGTGACGATGTTTCTGCCGTTGTTGCCGATTGGTATGGCCTTCGCCGCGGGAGCCATGCTGTTCGTCATCAGCGACGACATCATTCCCGAAACCCAATCCCGGGGCAAAGCCCGTTATGCGACCTTCGCGCTGATGTTCGGCTTTATCGTCATGATGATTTTGGACAATCTGATCACGACCTGAGTATCCGAACCTGTGGCTTGCAATCTGATTTATGAAGCGGGGGTGTGGCTTGGTCGAAGCCTGCCGGCGATCGACTGGGCAAAGGTGTGGACATCGTCCGGCACCGCGTTTGTCCTGGTCGCGGCGGCCGAGTTCGGCGACAAAAGCCAACTGGTATGCATGACCCTGGCGGCCCGCCATCGGCACTGGCCCATTCTGTTGGGTGCGGTGCTAGCGTTCGCGGTCTTGAACCTGATCGCCGTGTCGTTCGGGGCGGCGGCCGCCCGCTGGTTGCCCGAATCCTTGGTGTCCCTGATCGTAACCGTCTTGTTTGCGGCGTTCGGCCTGAAAGCCTTGCTTTTTAAGGAAGAAGAAGGCGAGGTGGTCGAGGCGAAAAGCGGCCACGGAATCTTTTTGACGACCTTCCTGATGATTTTCTTCGCCGAGTTCGGCGATAAAACCCAGCTTGCGGTCGCGGGTTTAGGTGCGGCGGCTCCGCCCGTGCCGATCTGGCTCGGCGCGACCTTGGCTTTAGGCATGACGTCCGCCTTGGGCATTTGGGCGGGA
This region includes:
- the surE gene encoding 5'/3'-nucleotidase SurE, with the translated sequence MHILLSNDDGYSAQGLIALANALGQRARLTVVAPERNRSGASNSLTLDRPLRVSQTESGFIKIDGTPTDCVHLAITGLLHEEPDMVFAGINHGSNLGDDVIYSGTVAAATEGRFLGLPAVAISLASSTPQHFETAGQVALTLLKQIQEHPLPADTILNVNVPDVPLREIRGFQSTRLGQRHKAEPVIRTTDPRGREIYWIGSAGPEQDAGPGTDFYAVRHNYVSVTPLQIDLTRYESLQRLADWLPREVIT
- a CDS encoding ZIP family metal transporter, whose amino-acid sequence is MNSQGLNMLCEKFRASVLYQKYVRLPPLAQKLSLVSSITFLTTLFLVAIYFFVDPIIAMGAFASILAGLATGFGALPALLFKDVSSRTLYLMLGGAAGVMLAATAFSLIVPGIQAGNQLWPGLGVYVVAAGVLIGAIFLVLADSWLPYERFLGESGETFDSLRKIWLFIAAIVMHNLPEGMAVGVSFGSGDWHNGAALAIAIGLQNIPEGLAVAMPLVALGYRRQQAVLIATLTGLIEPVGGFFGVAAVTMFLPLLPIGMAFAAGAMLFVISDDIIPETQSRGKARYATFALMFGFIVMMILDNLITT
- a CDS encoding TMEM165/GDT1 family protein — translated: MACNLIYEAGVWLGRSLPAIDWAKVWTSSGTAFVLVAAAEFGDKSQLVCMTLAARHRHWPILLGAVLAFAVLNLIAVSFGAAAARWLPESLVSLIVTVLFAAFGLKALLFKEEEGEVVEAKSGHGIFLTTFLMIFFAEFGDKTQLAVAGLGAAAPPVPIWLGATLALGMTSALGIWAGATWLRKIPQRALHIASGLLFLGFAVFAALRIVPEELWGWLQSSFDQFVSTIRELSS